The Flavobacterium sp. 123 genome contains a region encoding:
- a CDS encoding ice-binding family protein, with protein sequence MMHINSFSKTFFYIALLWFFTNDISAQIVQKIGDNSNSINDNAVLEIESTTKGFLLPRMTKVQRDLINNPSEGLMLWCSDCSLSSGSEIVVWVKNSWTGLLISNLAEKNILLGNAYGKATAVTLSGDVTIDNAGVSTIGTNKVISSMINDGTIITADISNNAVITSKISDANVTYSKIQNVMSNTILGRTTSGEGSVEEIATTGNSKVVLSDSPTLSGLAMAPTASPSTNTEQIATTAFVLANSDKYYSVNSSEEITTRATSDEVVPGMSLVSGLGGTYFVTFNAQYNIDPSDRTSQAATDVLTVYNNLIALTSSAVTIDAVIATRTFTPGIYTDGASAGTVAAGVIITLDGAGTYIFKFGAALSMGADVKIILTNGATSSNVFWIAEGAIAIGANANIKGSLISNSGAVDLAAGCFLEGKLLAIKSGAISISTSNVTNSGSSSVINWDLISSFAIFSNGGVVSNTGSSTIYGDIGTKTGSITIASFDESIVSGNFYTSLLGSALASFSLYQNGALIANSTRMRSSTINTVDISLQAIATVALGQNIDVRWSCDSGKITLKNRILTLVKVR encoded by the coding sequence ATGATGCATATTAATTCATTTTCTAAAACATTTTTTTATATCGCTTTACTTTGGTTTTTCACCAATGATATCTCAGCACAAATAGTGCAGAAAATCGGAGATAACTCCAATTCTATAAATGATAATGCTGTTTTAGAAATTGAAAGTACAACCAAAGGATTTTTACTTCCTCGAATGACCAAAGTCCAAAGAGATTTAATTAATAATCCATCAGAAGGTTTAATGCTTTGGTGTTCGGATTGTTCGCTTTCAAGTGGCTCTGAAATAGTGGTTTGGGTTAAAAATTCTTGGACTGGCCTTTTGATTTCGAATCTAGCAGAAAAAAATATTTTGCTAGGAAATGCTTATGGAAAAGCAACAGCTGTAACTTTAAGTGGTGATGTTACGATAGATAATGCAGGAGTAAGTACCATTGGTACTAATAAAGTGATTAGTTCAATGATAAATGACGGAACAATAATCACAGCAGATATTTCAAATAATGCCGTAATTACAAGTAAAATTTCAGATGCTAACGTGACTTATTCTAAAATTCAGAATGTGATGTCTAATACTATTTTAGGAAGAACGACTTCGGGAGAAGGGTCTGTAGAGGAAATTGCAACAACGGGAAATAGTAAAGTTGTTTTGTCAGATTCTCCAACTTTATCAGGATTAGCTATGGCACCAACCGCAAGCCCGTCAACAAATACGGAACAAATTGCGACAACAGCTTTTGTTTTAGCAAATTCTGATAAGTACTATTCAGTTAATAGTTCGGAAGAAATAACTACTAGGGCTACTTCAGATGAAGTAGTACCTGGAATGTCTTTAGTATCAGGGTTAGGAGGTACTTATTTCGTTACTTTTAATGCTCAATATAATATAGATCCAAGTGATAGAACTTCACAAGCTGCCACTGATGTACTCACTGTTTACAATAATTTAATAGCATTAACTTCTTCTGCTGTAACTATTGATGCAGTTATTGCAACTAGAACGTTTACACCAGGAATTTATACTGATGGAGCTAGTGCAGGTACTGTTGCTGCTGGTGTTATAATTACTTTAGATGGAGCTGGAACCTATATTTTTAAATTTGGAGCTGCTTTGAGTATGGGAGCAGACGTTAAAATTATTTTGACAAATGGAGCTACTTCTTCAAATGTTTTTTGGATAGCAGAGGGTGCAATAGCAATTGGTGCAAATGCAAATATTAAAGGAAGTTTAATTTCAAATAGTGGTGCAGTTGATTTGGCAGCAGGATGTTTCTTAGAAGGAAAGTTGTTAGCTATTAAATCGGGTGCTATTAGTATATCAACTTCTAATGTGACTAATTCGGGAAGTTCTTCTGTAATTAATTGGGATTTAATATCTTCTTTTGCCATCTTTAGTAATGGAGGAGTTGTTTCTAACACTGGAAGTTCAACTATTTATGGAGATATAGGGACAAAAACAGGAAGTATTACAATTGCATCTTTTGATGAGTCAATTGTTTCTGGAAATTTTTACACCTCATTGCTTGGAAGTGCCCTCGCCTCATTTAGTTTATATCAAAATGGTGCGTTAATTGCAAATTCAACGAGAATGAGATCTAGTACTATAAATACGGTAGATATTTCATTACAAGCAATAGCAACTGTCGCATTAGGTCAAAACATAGATGTTAGATGGAGTTGTGATTCAGGGAAAATAACACTTAAAAATAGAATTCTTACTTTGGTTAAAGTACGTTAA